AATAGAAAGAAGAAGGAGGGCAATAAAAGACATAAAAAATGTAAACCTTAGTACATTGTTTTTTTGAAAATGTATTTGGTTTTAGGATGGCTACAGTAAGTTTAGTTTTTAATAGAAGAAATAAGTTAAATAAGAATAAAGAAGGGGCAATTGATCTTTGTGTTACAATTAATTCAATTCCTCATTATATTGGCTTAAGAATTTCAGTTTTACCAAAACTTTGGGATAATAAAAAAAGAGAGGTAAAATCTAATCACGAAGATTGGTTTGAAATTAATAATATTCTAAACGAAAAAGTTAAAACAATTAATAAATATTTATTTGAGTGTGAATTGAATAATCAGATACCTGAATTAACAGATATAAAGCAAATTTTAGGTAAAAAGCATATCAAACATAAAGACACCTTTATAAAGTTTTGCAGAGAAGAAATAGGGAGAAGAAATGATTTAGGTAATGCAACAATTCATCATCAATTAAATAAATTGGATACTATCCAGGAATGGGCAGGAGGA
The nucleotide sequence above comes from Flavobacteriales bacterium. Encoded proteins:
- a CDS encoding Arm DNA-binding domain-containing protein, coding for MATVSLVFNRRNKLNKNKEGAIDLCVTINSIPHYIGLRISVLPKLWDNKKREVKSNHEDWFEINNILNEKVKTINKYLFECELNNQIPELTDIKQILGKKHIKHKDTFIKFCREEIGRRNDLGNATIHHQLNKLDTIQEWAGG